TATATTAACCATACTTTCTCATAACTCAcaattgatgtgggactaaagatgcTGTACCCTTGTAACATGAACATTATCTGACCTCAGTTGGATCAATCATAAAGCTGATGTAGCTTAATATAACAAGTAaactttaaaatattaaaaataatatgactTTAAGAATTAcatcgattaattaagagcaaACCAATCTTAATAAATTGAATATAATGGAGATTGAAGAATACCTTTGCCCGATGTTGTTATGGATAGATTGGGTCTCCCATATATCAAATGAGTTTCATCTTGAGATGTTTCATCTCCTTCCCTTTTAAAGGTATGTTGTTTTAAAATCTCAAGTTTGAAACTTGAGTTTTCTCAAACAGATATCTCATTTGGACAGACTTTCTTGTCTTTATTTGATCAGATTTCAAGCTTCATTTGAATAAAAGATGCTTCAACTTAattgtagagatttgatctcctatggataagaattaagatattgaaGAAAATTTTACTGAAGGCTCATTATCAGTGCGCTGTCTTTTCAGAGAAGAACTTTTATTTGCCCCCCAATCTCTATCAAGATTTGATATTATGTTGATGATCCCAGTAGTAGACAGATTGTGATGAATTGATTGCTGATTGTGTTGAGATAAAGTTTCTTGAGGGACTGCCTCTAGTTGTCGAGAGAAAGGAGATGCAAGCTGAAATCTCTCTCATCCTGTGAATTGTCGATCTGAAtctctatcaatttttttatgatcttggATCTTTCATCCAAAATCATCTTCCAAAATCATCTTTCTACTTGGAACAGATAATTTTGCCCCCCAAGATTGATCGATGAGATCCAGAGAATGATTGTGAGAAGGATTCTGAAGGGCTGGTTGCTGGGAATGTTGAGATTGAACCACCTGAGGAGTTGGTTCTTGCAACTGTTGCTCAATGGTATGCTGGAGCTTGAACTTACTGGACAAGGAGACTAAATTGCTAAGGATCAATGGTAACTGGTGGTTGAGTGACTTCTTGAGCCTCTTCAGGAGAAGATGAAGCAGACAAAAGATGAATCGATGCTTTtttgttcatcattttttattaaaaatttttagatatcctTTTTCTAGTGCCAATTTATTATTTTAAGGCTCTGGATATGAGGTCAGTGCTAAATCAAGCCGGAGAGCTGAGAGTTGTACCGACATGAATCACAAGCAAAACCCATAAAAGAAGTCCCAAAATTATAGGGTGTCCTCTAGTTTAGGAtcttctgatgcttaagtcagtcgagATCTTGAGAACAGATAGTGAAAATAGAGGAGTAGAAAGTAAGAAATGAGAGTTTGTGAGTGGAGAGAAGTATAATGAACTCTAAGTGGAGAGAACTCTGGTTcttcaataaaaaatttgatagaaTTTTATCTCTGTGAGTTTAGACTTAGCTTGAACCTGACTTAGACTTACCTTCCAGAGAGCACCTTGTCCTCCTTTTATAGAGAGAGCTTGCTTAGGCCTTAAGGAAAGGTTATTAGGCTGTTAGAGATCTGTTAAGCTGTTAGACCATTAGAGATATGTTAGACCATTAGAGATCTGTTAGACCGTTTGGTTGTTGTAACAACATGGCTAGCTATGCAAAAATCATGGGGTGGCTATCCATATGACAAATGGATAGAAATACAATTGAAAGATAGTTACAGCTGACCTGGATAATAGCTATCAAATAACCGTGCGTACATATGGCGGCACATTGATAACAAACTGATGTGGGATAGCTGATATAAGTAAATATTTGAACAGGGTGCCATATCTTGAGTGTTAGTAATCAAGTCGGTCAAAAATCAATGTAAGTTCTGATTTGGTTGAGAGAGATTGGTAGATAATTGATGTAAGTATCATGCATACTAGTAGCTCTGGACTAAGCCAACTTAACAGATAATACTGAAGAGTCAGATCGGCTAGAAGCCGATATATTCTGAGAGGACTTCTATCTCAGATAACAATCTATTGCCATGTGTCTAGGTGATGATAAGATCGGTCTTCTTGTGAGGTCGGCCTTCTGATGAGATCGATCTCTTAATGAGCTCAGCTGTCAGTCTTCTGATGAGATCatccttctgatgaggtcggcctttAGCTTTCTGATGAGATTAGCCTTCTGATGAGGTCAGTCTTCAGCTTTCTAATGAGATCGATCTTCTGATGAACTTAGCTGTCAGCTTTTTGATGAGGTCAGCCTTCAAGACTCTCATCGATATCTTTGGTTGAGGTGGTAAGACCTCACAACAAGGCTCACCAACAATATCTAGAAAATAAATCAACAACAAATGGAGTATCCCTTAGAGTGCCTCCTACTCAAAACTTTCTACAAAATAATCAGCAATCCTATACTTAAAGCTAGAAGACACTAAATCTCAGAGAAGCACAATAACCCTTATTATAACTTCCAAAATAACACCATTTTTTTTAAAGTCATGAAAACACCTGGATCATCGAGGGATCTTGAGCATTAAGCTTACACATCCTCATAAAGCTGAAATGTACTGCATCCAAACAAGTCGGCCAAtgccaagtcctaattgaaaagCATGAGAATTTGGAAAACATTTTTGATTCATTGAAATGCTAATTCAAGAAATTCAAACATTTTGATGGCTCTACAGGGTGGTTGTATTTTCCCTGTCAACCAATCAAGGCTGAAGCTTAAAAGATTAAATAAGAAAAGCCCATATAATTGGAAGATGACATTATGAGAGGAATAGTAGGGATTCTAACAAGCAAGCTTCCATAGAgatatctccataactagctgcAACCACTCTTTAGATATTCCCACATGCTAACTCCAATGTACACCAGCAAGTCCGTCTTAAGACCCATTCTAGGTTTACactcaaaaacaaaaaaaaaagaaaataagatataaGAGATAAGTACCCAAAGAGGGAGAGGGgtactgagagagagagagcggtgGAGCGACGGCGATGGATGTGGACGGCAACAACTATGCGGTGGCGACTATAGAGGCTCAGCGACGGTGATGGGGACGCAGCAATAGCGACGGCAGCAGTCTACATGAAGAAGGaccgggagagagagagagagaaagtgccatagagagagagaggatggtgggacAGTGGCACTGCTCGATGAGGTGAGAGAGAGTGACTCGAAGAGAGAGAGGGGTACGACGTCATGATGGGATTTGgggcaaaattttgccctaaatccacaaaataatgaagaaaaattttaacctttagtgatgaattttttttcatcgcaagcGACAACTTTTTTTTTTGCCCTTGAATTTTGACCTAAATCAAACAAAAGCGACGAAATATTTAGCAACGAAAAAAATTGTCACAAAATATAAacctttagtgatgaaaattttttttgtcattGAATTTTTTCCTAAATCTAAAAAATGGCAgcaaaatttttagcgacgaaaaattttgtcgcaaaaaagaaacctttagcgatgaaatatattttcattgcaaaaactaAAATTCTAGCAacgaattttttttcatcattgaaGGTCTATTTCTAGGGATGAAATttaatatttcatcgcaaaaaatataAGCACTTGATTTTTacacaatgattttttttttgtcacaaaaagttactttttgatgatgaaatttattttcattgctaaaattttatcataaaagatCAAATTTCTTATAGTGAGATTATAATGGAATTCTCAAATAGAGAGATCTGGAGAGTGGATATAGATGCTGGATTTTATACTGAACCATTATAAATTTATAGTGCTTGTGCTTGTTCTTGTCTTGCACATTATTTTTTTACTTAACTTGCTGCATATTTTGTTTCATTCTCACATTATATAATTAAGTTTAGATTAGTTTCATTTAAGaattattcatatttttgattgtgtGTTTGCATTTACTTTTATCTTTTATTGCATTTTTAACTTTACCTTAACATAGCACAAACACTTTAGAAATTATTTTTGGGCACAAATAGTTAAGTTAATGTCATGTCCCAAATTTGAGACATAACAcgaccatgctaccgagggatggagcccatgaTAACATGAAACCAATCAATCATCATcagctaaaatccatcaaaaataagttttaataaaagattcaattttattattcatcaaataattaaatcaatattgatttggagcatctaaatccaaaagcaagtaccaacctCAAATCTCAACATTCGTAAATAagtaactacaaatccatgattataaaataaactaaatttttGCTATCAAATTTTTAAACTTGCTATACATATCTCCAAGTTTAAATCCTTCATCAGTCCTAACCTTTTTtctctgtaaaaaaaaataaaaaaaatataagctaCACTAGCCTAGTAAGTAGAATCGATGCTTCCTTATCGGACCAAGTAtaaatttttctatgataatataatatttaaaaaataatagataatataaaataaaatatttcatagaatatataataaaataagtcataaaccaatcatgcatgcataaatcatgaatatttcataaacatgaatcataaatcattcttgtcatgtattcgtgtcatatttcaaaatattactcacagacattcatgctaaggtcactattatactcgTGATAgagtcatatttcttaatcgacagagtttttaTTTCATATACCAACTTTATACCTATTGGCAGGGTCATATTttgtatggatgctagctccagatgtcgacctttctgaagagattcgttcatagctatctgagagtatttaaaatctttatatctttttcttaaaacatacatatacatagatagaaaaaataataaaattcatacttcataatcatgttattttcataaaatacattcatgaaatcaatgctcataataaaatatattttttcatatcacatatgctgatctttattttatgaaaaatatgatttcatcaacaacagttctttgcataaaaaatatgattatttaaaaaaataaataagaagcataagatctacttacctcgttcatcttagatcttcagacttcgttagaagaatcagctaatcctatttaaaatatcaattcatcatcaatttctcttctatgaatataataaaattaaatcataaggaaagaggactgttggtCGGATGTGTCAGACCATCTAGATATCAGGGCAATTCAGAGTCTCTGATctaagggtcagatttaagtgacttgatcaagaaatcgtagagcacagatcagatcaaagtcaagatcaatcaatagggttcaataataatagatttgaaagatgcttgatatggtcaaatgaggttgacatacaacaCGGATATCAAAGTGGCTTCGggtcatcttgttagagtcaatatgagttcctagaagatgaaaatatgattcagtacaggattcatagaccttcttagagagaaaaagtagagagagaaaatgaagagagaatcttcgtatccttcaaaagaggcaatcatgatcgagatcatcagagatcatatcaaggtaactcaatatggattaactgtgATCGGATGCTATAAATTTCGAACAAGAGTCAGACTGGGATCCAACCTACTACATGACTTTTGAAGCgatttcagatcatcttattttcatctcaaatttatcttaggatccgtgatgcagttagagagagaaagagagagagagtaggagagagaaattttaaagagagaaagagagagaaattctagagagagcaagagataaagagggagaaagaggagagagaggagagagaaaatacactctctcttttttttctttttcttttccttttcttttcttcttcttctttcttttttttttcttctttctcttcctggccAGAAAGAGGAGGGACACGAGGGGGACTGGTGGCTTATGCTCCGATGAGGTGCGACGGCACGGTCGGAGGTCCGATAGTGGGGGCCGACAGTGGGGAGCAAGATATCGTCGACAGTGAGGCTCGACCAGTgggagatttagaaaaaaatcaaaaaacaggGAACCCAATCTATTTTCTTGAATTTTCTTCGGTCATTGACCGATCATCGGTGGCCATGACTTTCGAAGAAGATAGGTAGAGAGGTAGGGGTCCAAACCTAGGGGTGCGGTGCCATGGACGGCTGTGCTGGTGGCTgaaaaagggagggagaaggCTCTATCGAACAGGGAAAAAATAGggatttcttttcttcttgatttctGACAAAGTTGGCGGCCGGCAGTGAGGTTTGGAGCCAGAGaaaaaagggaagagggagaggaagaaaggtcagagccttacctgagctctgGTGGTGTCTCCGGCCTCTGATTTCCGACGAATACAATAATgggaggccgcggcttcaatggagaaaagaagagaaatcatgctcgaagatcaccggtggagggtcttaGGGAGGGGAAGACttatttatagagagccctaggacttcgGTAGTTCTAGGACTCCCATTCCAAACGGGACTTCaccggaggaagaagactcccatcaggagtcttctttccgtttttcttttttttttttttttgggcttggtggGCCAATCGAGTGGGCTTGAGGAGCTTCAGAACAGGATATTATAGTTAATTTTTAAGAAATCCAATTTACCTCCCTTTTGGGTTGCTATTTCTAGGAAACACAAGCTAAGTGCCTATGTCTACTCTCCAAGCCATCTTTGGGTATTCTACTATAATCTTTGTTTGGATtataacttgattattttttgaaCTCACAGTCAAAACTCAATTGATTTTCTCATTGTAAATCAACCAAAACCATACCCTCAGCCAAACCTAGACTTTCACAACAATTCCAATGCAATTCCAAGCTTGGATAGGCTTTCCCTCAAGTTTCAATCCTAATTGTAACTTGTTTACAATTAAAAATGAGTGATATAATTGTAAACACAAAAAAAGCTCTTAAAAGAGCAAATAAAAAGTTGATAAAGCTCTTTGAGGATCAAGTCAAGAAATCTTTGTAATCCATGTGCTAAAAATAGTTGAATGCTTCTAGATTTTGAGTGATTGAATGCTTGTAGCTCTTTCTTGAATACTCAATAAATATTCTTTGGTTTtcactttgtttttctttcttttgtggcTCTTCTTTTTGTTCGGTTGCCTTTAAAATCTTTAAAAGAGTTAAGATAGCCATTTCTAATTGTGGGATATCAAAAACTAGTTGTTAGAAACTATGTCTATAATTTTGGATTTTCTATAAACTAGCCATTAGTGCTATCAGCCGTGGCCGAGTCAACTCAAGATCAAGTAGGGTTTGACTCGAGTAAACTATGAGTCGATTCAATAGAAATAGGAGCCGACTCAAAAGCTGGTATGTAGAATgtagttctttattttttttgagagagtcgACTCAAGGCCAAGTAGGAGTCAAATCGAGGTCTAGCACTAAAAAATCTACTTTCTATCTGATTGAAAGAGTCGACTCGAGTCTAAATAGGGGTCGACTCTTTATCTGTGCCACTTCACATAAACATGCAATAGCCGACTCTTTGAATATAGGAGTGACTTTTAATCTCATCCTCCTAATTTTTTGTAATATAGTTTTATCCATTTAGCTTTTTTTAGCTCTAAAATTTGTCATTCAATAAATGCTTCTCAAGCATAATTTTAACTTCCTGAaactttcttcacaagaacattaACAACTCATTAGTGTCAAAATATGTACTCATATATTTTGTATTCATCGAAATCAATCTTTAGGTCaataatattattcaaaatatattctagcattaattttaattcataacTAATCAAAATTGAAACCCCAAATTGAAACCCTACATAGGATTGAACCAAAAATTAGGTGTACTTCAAAAATTAGATTCTTCATAATAGGATTAGACTAGGATTATTCTAAGAAATCCTGGAAGATGGATTCTCTAAATTCACAATCCCAAGATAAAAGCACATTAGAGTGAGGCAATAGGCATGATAGAAAGAAAAACTTTGAAGAGAgagaagatctagagagagaaaatttgtaaagagagaaactagagagaaagagattagagagagaaagagatagaagaaggagaggagagagaaaattctcttttcttactttttttttcttttctttttttcttctttctttcttcttgttcttcctctctttttttggtGGAGCAAAAGGTTCATTTTGAATCACCCCTTTCCCAAAATAGAAGAGTCCATTGCCAGGGTGATGACGGCTGAGGATGTAGCGTAACCGAGGGTACTTAGTCTGACAATCAATAGTGACGAACGACGctggaaatcaaagaaaaattatgGAAGAAAATAGGAGAATTGTAATCggatttttcatgaaaattttcagTAACAATTGGATAAAATCCAAGCTTTAGAAACTAAAAGGGATTGAGAGAAAGATGATTTAAATGATTTACTTTGTCTCTGATGAAGATTGGCTATGATTTTCAATGGCCGTAGTGAGCCTAAACCGTCGACAatcaagaggaaaagagggaggAAAGGATGGGGCATCGAACTATGGCGATCTCCGATGAGAAAGAAGTAGGGGATTGGGGCCCTCAAATAGATATCAATAGAAGGAATTAAAGATCAGTTCTAATAGTTGATTTATGATTCCTTCACCTAAAGAAGTGGACAAGGAAGAGAATTCTTTTGGGAGTGAGTTCCTTCCCATCCCATCGTATTTTCCAACGTATACATTGCACATGCTGGCTTttcccatcattttttttttaaaatttatttgacctGGATTAGGATACGGGTAATACAAGAAAGCTAGGGGTTTATccttctcacaaaaaaaaaaaagaaaaaagaaaaaagaagatagagaagaaaacttGTGAGAAAGTTGTTTTAGTAGAGCATTCCCTTGGCCTTATGTTTTAGAGATTCAGAGCCAAGTAAAGCTTTGAAGGATAGGCATGTTGACCAAGCAGCTGAGACTAATAACTTTCAAAAGGTTGCATGGGCCTAGTCTCTTCCAAGAACGTGAAAATTAACTCCATAATCAAGAATATAAGAAGTTGCAATTCTTTATTACGTACATGAAGGCTTTCTTATGTGAAAAGATCATAAACaaagattctaaaattttattgcaAATACTGTGACAACCCCCAGATTGAATGATAAACAACCAAATTTTTGAACAAATGCCAGAGAGAAGTTACAACTAGAGTTCAAAAGTTTAGCTTAATTTACCAAATATAGTCCACCTTTTGAGTTTTGAAGCAACCAGCATTTTGATTTTGATCCTCTCTCTGGTCACTTGTTGAGAATGCATTTATTTTTACCAGATCTGGACTTGTTCAGTCCTTGTCTTGATGGCCCAGATCAGCTGTGCAAGGTTAAGACGGCTTCTACAATCAGCTCATTTTCCAACTAGACCAAATGAGCAACAAGACTAACTTTCAAACTCAAGATCATTTCCCTGAAGGACCAAGAGTCGGGAAGCAATAAAACTCGTCAATGGACCCTACAGGTACTTGTTTCTTACCTAATGAATATTGCTGCAGTGTTCGAGCCTTTGCCCTCGTAACGGACCAAAAGAAGAAAGAGCATCAAACTTCCTTTTTGGTATCAGAGGTAGTGCAGCAAATTGTGGTCACCTATACCAAAATTTTGTCACACTCAGTGCCAGTATCATCTTCTCAGAACCTATACATATGGTTTGGATAGGATCAAGTCTAAGCACTCAATTTTGTAAGGGAAAGTATAAGGcatggaaaaaatttttaataaacttTCTATACCACAGGTTCCGTCTAGACTCACGAATTTGGCAAAAATACTTTGTAATTTAGACCTTTTATTGAAGCAGCAAATGACATCAGTTTGTAATGGATTGAAGTTCATATTTATTAAGCAACAATACATCAAGTGATCATTACCAATCAACattgactaattttttttaatggatacAAATGTGAAATAACTTTTCTCATGTATAATTACAATGAAAAGAAAATACTATAACATCACATTTATCTCCATGGCAAGATGAGCATGACTTTGTCTGGACTGGCTTCCCAAATGTTTGATTCGGCCAGGGTGAATGCTTGATTTGAGTAATGGCTGCAACACACCTTCATTCAAGCATTGGAGCAGGGAGTCAGAAAGACATGATCTCATGATAGCTTACATAAACTGGTAAAATACATAACCCTTACACAAACAAAATTCACGACAATTCATTTGGAAATAATAGATTCTGTTCAAGTTCCCAGTTATACTTACAACCGACATCCTGTTTTGGAATGGAGCTGACTGCTCAGATAATTCAACTTGAAGAATTCTCACCAATTTCTCTGACAGGAATATGCTGTTTTTTAGGCCAATCAGCTCCATTTGTTTCGCAAAGCTGTTGCAGCAAAGGGCATCCAGTGATAGCTAGATTTTTTAGCGAGGAAGGTAATCCTTTGGCCGGTAATGATGTGAGCATTGGAACATTGCGATTTTCCATATGATTAAGAGAGGGTAACAAATGCATTCGGCTTGGCAGGGATTTGAGATTGTCACAGAACTGAAGTTGAAATTCTTTTAATGCTGCAGGCAGTCCCTCCTCAGCAAAGGATGCTAGTTTTGAGCATGATGATATCTCTAAAAATTCGAGAGAAGCAAGATCTTGCAAGGCCAGCAACTCAAGATTACCACATCCTTCAATCTTCAGTTTTCTAAGAAACTTCAAGTTACGAAGATTAACCTTCCTGCGTATAGATTTAAGACGAGACAATTGAGAAATAGTCAGCGAGGACAGGGAGGTGAGCCGAGGAATCCACCAGATTAATTTTGGATTGCCTCCTTTTATCACCAACTCCTGAAGGAATGGAGGCACAGGAAGAGACAACAGTTTGTGGCAGTTTCTTATCTCAAAATATTCAAGAGAATGTGGTAGGTGGGGAAGTTCATTTATCTTGGGGCAATCTGAGATGACAAGTTTTTTAAGGCAAGCCATGTCACCTTCTATTACTTCATACCAACTCTCCAAGTTACGCATGTTTGCTATAGACAACATCTCAAGCAAGGGAAAACCCGTCGTATTGCCATTACCAAGAACCACACGGCCCATGTGTCGTACTTCAGGCAACCCTTCTAAGTATAGATTTCTGAGTTGTGGCAACTGTCCCACTAGAGGGAGGACTCCACATCTTCTGCAGTTGAAGAGTCTCAGCGTCTCTAAATTTGAAAGTGATCGATCCCGAAGCCAATTTGGAAATGAAGTTCCAttgtagttatctatccataaaCTTCTGATGTTGGTGTGTGGACGGAGGTTTTCAATTACTTGTTCTTCACTTCGAGTCTGTGAGTTAGAGCAGGTGTTGTCACTCCATCTCAGCATCAGAAAGTCAAGGTATTTTTTGTTCTTCAAATTTGCATCTTCGGCATCCTTCACATTCATGTCTACATTTTCCAGTTTTGAGATACATAGTTCTCCTTGGAGATTCAAGTCCTTCAACTGCCCTAAACCACATCCACTCTCTGCAGAGACACTGAACCTTGACAATGTTCGCAGAGAAGTCAACCGGCCAATCCCTGCCGGCATGGAAATCAAATCAGTCCATCTATTTCTATGCTTAGTCCAGTCCAGATGCAAACCCAGATGCCGAAGATTGACCAAGTCGCTCATGCCTTTGGGTAATTCTAGAAGCTTGTTGCACTCACCAAGTTCCAGTACCTGCAGATTGTAAAGGTTAGTGACAGATTCTGGCAACTTCTCTATCTGTGTGCCATAAAGGTTCAGGAACCGCAGATGAATTAGCTTTCCAATAGCATCTGGTAGCACAACTAATTCATTCTGTCTCAGATCCAAAGCACGCAAACACTTCAAATTTAGAAACAGATCATGCGGAACCTGCTTTGTGGGCACACCATTTTCAGTAAGCCATATAAATGCTCTTAAGCTTTTGTTTCCAAAAATTTTCTGAAATGTTACGGGTTCCATATCCTGAAGGCATGACATGGCATAGCGAGCATTCTTTGATTTCCCATGCACTGTGCCATTCTCAAATCTCAAACATTCGTGTTCAGAAACAGATTGTGCTAGCTCATGAATTAGGCCTGGCATTTTGTATTTCAGTTTCGATTGTTGGTTGCTgctagagatttgaaaaaatgaCCTCCACAGGAGATAGTCAAAGTACCTACCACCAATACtctctgttgggggatacccaccgaccgaccgaccgactatcggagggcccgaccggctggcagcccg
Above is a genomic segment from Elaeis guineensis isolate ETL-2024a chromosome 1, EG11, whole genome shotgun sequence containing:
- the LOC140857076 gene encoding putative disease resistance protein RGA3 → MSPYLGQSQASRTVGGRPQVNGHKDRVNLSAALLLRPGTATPMALRTLMRELLSLSNFVAPLAEKLVDVGSDGLSWAYSSLSRLLNVEADLKNLRDTVDRIRALLKDFEDTRFIEDGNVRLWLSELKDIAFDAEDLFDEFQTRVNVSKLQASAAGAGDGGRSRKRKRPWHSVSVNPVWLLSWKISRKIAEIREKYRAIDEDRKTLHHREGESRRRAEVREERLPPEAGSLQGEPLIDAIGDKKEEIVQLLISGGKDGLAVVSIVGAGGMGKTTLARLVFGDERIEQFFDLRIWVGVSKGFDVTETTKEIIGARTKERCDLPSLDLLQRRLQELVIGRKFLLVLDGVWNEEQYYWDTLRVPLIAGVKGSMVLITTRSELVSRNMRTLPLIRLNGLEEEHCWLLFRDMAFEPGACDRHWNLVEIGREIVKKCQGSPLAAKSIGSLLYNKTDEEEWRSVLSDLQDPDDDANRILRTLKVSYDHLPLHLKECFAFCSTFPNGYEFDRDELVKLWIAVGLVKPTGVRSLEKSIGGRYFDYLLWRSFFQISSSNQQSKLKYKMPGLIHELAQSVSEHECLRFENGTVHGKSKNARYAMSCLQDMEPVTFQKIFGNKSLRAFIWLTENGVPTKQVPHDLFLNLKCLRALDLRQNELVVLPDAIGKLIHLRFLNLYGTQIEKLPESVTNLYNLQVLELGECNKLLELPKGMSDLVNLRHLGLHLDWTKHRNRWTDLISMPAGIGRLTSLRTLSRFSVSAESGCGLGQLKDLNLQGELCISKLENVDMNVKDAEDANLKNKKYLDFLMLRWSDNTCSNSQTRSEEQVIENLRPHTNIRSLWIDNYNGTSFPNWLRDRSLSNLETLRLFNCRRCGVLPLVGQLPQLRNLYLEGLPEVRHMGRVVLGNGNTTGFPLLEMLSIANMRNLESWYEVIEGDMACLKKLVISDCPKINELPHLPHSLEYFEIRNCHKLLSLPVPPFLQELVIKGGNPKLIWWIPRLTSLSSLTISQLSRLKSIRRKVNLRNLKFLRKLKIEGCGNLELLALQDLASLEFLEISSCSKLASFAEEGLPAALKEFQLQFCDNLKSLPSRMHLLPSLNHMENRNVPMLTSLPAKGLPSSLKNLAITGCPLLQQLCETNGADWPKKQHIPVREIGENSSS